The following proteins are co-located in the Microcystis wesenbergii NRERC-220 genome:
- a CDS encoding nuclear transport factor 2 family protein: MRNLNTIPNKFFRQSLNFSLSLLLGLGLTFTLATSLRAEKPETAPANLKTLISKIETAANERDIKQLMEFYSPKFTNSDGLTYEKTKKALTHFWERYNNLQYTTTLESWSRSGDKLTANTITKITGTGKVQGRAVGMNATIRSRQQFQGNKLVYQEILSERVELNTGKNPPSIQVRIPERVKVGEEFDFDVIVREPLGDDLLAGAAIDEKVDIERYINTKPLELELLQSGGLFKRVKAPATPENRWLSAILIQGDGIVVVTQRVKVEK, translated from the coding sequence ATGCGTAACTTGAACACGATTCCCAATAAATTTTTTCGTCAATCCCTCAATTTTTCCCTATCGTTGCTGTTAGGTTTGGGGTTAACTTTCACCCTTGCCACCAGTCTGCGGGCCGAAAAGCCAGAAACTGCTCCGGCTAATTTAAAAACCCTTATCTCCAAAATCGAAACGGCTGCTAATGAGCGAGATATCAAGCAATTAATGGAGTTTTATAGTCCGAAATTTACTAACTCTGATGGCCTGACCTACGAAAAAACTAAAAAGGCTTTAACTCATTTTTGGGAACGTTATAACAATCTACAATACACCACAACCCTCGAATCTTGGAGTCGTTCTGGGGACAAGTTAACGGCCAATACAATTACTAAAATTACCGGGACGGGAAAGGTGCAGGGACGAGCGGTGGGAATGAATGCTACGATTCGTTCTCGTCAACAATTTCAAGGTAATAAACTGGTTTATCAGGAGATTTTAAGCGAGAGAGTAGAGTTAAATACTGGCAAAAATCCCCCCAGTATTCAAGTGAGAATTCCCGAAAGGGTGAAAGTGGGTGAAGAATTTGATTTTGATGTGATTGTCCGCGAACCTTTAGGGGATGATTTATTGGCCGGAGCGGCGATCGATGAGAAAGTAGATATTGAGCGCTATATTAATACAAAGCCTCTAGAATTGGAATTATTACAGTCCGGCGGTTTATTTAAGCGGGTAAAAGCGCCGGCAACACCAGAAAATCGTTGGTTATCGGCTATTTTAATTCAAGGAGATGGGATTGTTGTCGTTACTCAACGGGTTAAGGTAGAAAAATAA
- the murG gene encoding undecaprenyldiphospho-muramoylpentapeptide beta-N-acetylglucosaminyltransferase has translation MARTPTRLLIAASGTGGHLFPALAVAERLPDYEIEWLGVPDRLEQSLVPKTYPLHTIPIEGFQTRLGLKTLKILFGQLRAIWQVRSLIKKRQIAAVFTTGGYIAGPTILAARLANIPVILHESNYIPGKVTKVLGRWCDTVALGFQGTASYLPGTRTTWVSTPVREQFLIPQSLDLPIPEDAFLIVVAGGSQGAVALNQIVRQSAPQWLEKGIYIVHLTGENDPEADSLRHSNYFSRPFYDNMAGLWQRANLAISRSGAGTLTELAITCTPSILIPYPFAAEDHQFYNAQVFAEAQAAYLYRQNELTAQFLSELVLDLWSNPEKLTAMAQQASHLAISDSADLLADLLRRKSQKDSF, from the coding sequence ATGGCACGCACTCCAACCCGTCTATTGATTGCCGCTAGTGGTACTGGTGGTCATTTATTTCCCGCTTTGGCCGTGGCCGAGCGCTTGCCGGATTACGAGATTGAATGGTTAGGAGTTCCAGACCGTCTGGAACAGTCCTTAGTTCCAAAAACCTATCCCCTGCACACCATCCCCATTGAGGGGTTTCAAACCCGTTTGGGGTTAAAAACTCTCAAGATTCTGTTCGGTCAACTGCGGGCCATTTGGCAAGTGCGTAGTTTAATCAAAAAACGTCAGATAGCGGCAGTTTTTACAACCGGGGGTTATATCGCGGGCCCGACCATTTTAGCGGCTCGTTTAGCCAATATTCCTGTCATCCTACACGAATCTAACTACATACCGGGCAAAGTCACGAAAGTTCTCGGTCGCTGGTGCGATACGGTTGCCCTCGGTTTTCAGGGAACCGCCAGCTATTTACCCGGCACTCGCACCACTTGGGTTAGTACACCAGTACGAGAGCAGTTTCTCATTCCCCAGTCCCTAGATTTACCGATTCCAGAGGATGCTTTTTTAATTGTCGTTGCCGGTGGTTCTCAAGGGGCCGTGGCTCTTAATCAAATTGTCCGGCAAAGCGCTCCCCAATGGTTAGAAAAAGGTATTTATATCGTGCATCTCACGGGAGAAAACGACCCCGAAGCCGATAGTTTGCGCCATTCTAACTATTTTTCCCGGCCTTTTTACGACAATATGGCGGGATTATGGCAAAGAGCTAATCTGGCTATCAGTCGCTCCGGTGCCGGCACTTTAACAGAATTAGCGATCACTTGTACGCCTTCGATTTTAATTCCCTATCCTTTTGCTGCCGAAGACCATCAGTTCTATAATGCCCAAGTTTTTGCTGAAGCTCAAGCCGCTTATCTTTACCGTCAAAATGAGTTAACTGCTCAGTTTTTAAGCGAATTAGTCCTCGATTTATGGTCTAATCCCGAAAAATTGACCGCCATGGCCCAACAAGCTTCTCATCTAGCTATTAGTGATAGTGCCGATTTATTAGCCGACTTGTTGAGAAGAAAGAGTCAAAAAGATAGTTTTTGA
- a CDS encoding Uma2 family endonuclease, translating into MSIRENTVMKTPETKVWTDAEFMALPDDGNRYELVKGELINMANSGALHGYIAIILSAALFALVTSRKLGVLLDSSTAFTMKNGNKRSPDIAFFAKKRLQGLEELPTGFLEGAPDLVIEILSPGNTVAEIEDKIAEYFANGTRLLWVISPGQHYVLVYRCGYEPQGLLTSGDFLEGEDVVPGFTFRVADLFQKLSF; encoded by the coding sequence ATGTCTATTCGAGAAAATACTGTGATGAAAACTCCAGAGACAAAAGTATGGACTGATGCAGAGTTTATGGCGTTACCTGACGATGGTAATCGTTACGAATTGGTCAAGGGAGAGTTAATTAATATGGCTAATTCTGGGGCTTTACACGGTTATATTGCCATTATTTTAAGTGCTGCTTTATTCGCTTTAGTAACATCTCGAAAACTAGGGGTATTATTGGACTCCAGCACTGCTTTTACTATGAAAAATGGTAATAAACGCTCTCCTGATATAGCTTTTTTTGCCAAGAAACGTCTGCAAGGATTGGAAGAATTGCCGACGGGTTTTCTAGAAGGTGCGCCCGATTTAGTGATAGAAATTCTCTCTCCTGGCAATACAGTGGCAGAAATCGAGGACAAAATTGCCGAATATTTTGCCAATGGGACTCGTTTGCTTTGGGTTATCAGTCCAGGTCAACACTATGTTTTAGTTTATCGTTGCGGGTACGAACCGCAGGGATTATTAACATCAGGAGATTTTTTGGAGGGGGAAGATGTGGTTCCGGGGTTCACTTTTCGCGTGGCTGATTTGTTTCAAAAACTATCTTTTTGA
- a CDS encoding fructosamine kinase family protein: MWTQIARHIAQTTEKPFEIEKSRPVSGGCINQGYAVSGNGLIYFVKINQANQEAMFAAEALGLKQIHATQTIRVPEPICWGIAEKSSYLVLEWLEFGGGNSQSWEKMGQNLAHLHQVSLSDRFGWQCNNTIGSTPQINTISNNWADFFAHQRIGYQLRLAKERGGNFPDEDQVIPAISEILSQHQPHPSLVHGDLWSGNAAITVDGEPVILDPATYWGDREVDLAMTELFGGFPAAFYRGYNDVFPLDAGYQQRKTLYNLYHILNHFNLFGGGYASQANRMLQEIL; the protein is encoded by the coding sequence ATGTGGACTCAAATTGCCCGACATATTGCCCAAACCACGGAAAAACCTTTTGAAATTGAGAAAAGTCGTCCCGTTAGTGGTGGCTGCATCAATCAGGGTTATGCCGTCAGTGGCAATGGTTTAATTTATTTCGTTAAGATTAACCAAGCGAACCAAGAGGCCATGTTTGCCGCCGAAGCTTTAGGATTAAAGCAAATTCACGCCACCCAGACTATCAGGGTTCCAGAGCCAATTTGTTGGGGAATTGCCGAGAAATCTAGTTATTTAGTGCTAGAGTGGCTAGAATTCGGCGGTGGCAATAGTCAAAGCTGGGAAAAAATGGGGCAAAATTTAGCTCATTTACATCAAGTTTCTTTATCCGATCGCTTTGGTTGGCAGTGTAATAATACCATTGGTTCTACTCCCCAGATTAATACCATTAGTAACAATTGGGCGGATTTTTTCGCTCATCAGCGTATTGGCTATCAATTAAGACTTGCGAAGGAGCGCGGCGGCAATTTTCCCGACGAGGATCAAGTTATTCCCGCTATTAGCGAGATTTTGAGTCAGCATCAACCCCATCCCTCCCTCGTCCACGGTGATTTGTGGTCGGGAAATGCGGCAATTACCGTCGATGGGGAACCAGTAATTTTAGACCCTGCCACCTATTGGGGAGACCGGGAGGTAGATTTAGCCATGACGGAACTTTTTGGCGGTTTTCCGGCGGCTTTTTATCGGGGTTATAACGATGTTTTCCCCCTCGATGCCGGTTATCAACAGCGCAAAACTCTTTACAATCTCTACCACATTCTCAATCACTTTAATTTATTTGGTGGTGGTTACGCCTCCCAGGCCAATCGGATGTTACAGGAAATTCTTTAA
- a CDS encoding M16 family metallopeptidase produces the protein MTAILGKPATLNTPILHRLANGLTIIAESQPVEAVNLNVWLQVGSALESDQINGMAHFLEHMVFKGTPNLDSGEFERAIESRGAVTNAATSQEYTHYYITTAPQDFAHLAPLQLEVVLEALIPDEAFERERQVILEEIRRSQDNPRRRTFYRTMETCFQVLPYRRPVLGPTAVIENLTPQQMRDFHRTWYRPEWMTVAVVGNLPVDDLMAIVSDSLDNLGSKGNSGLISHPIANLQPEAPFNEIIRQEYEDENLQQARLILFWKVPGLRDLEKTYPLDVLAAILGQGKVSRLFQSLRQEKALVSQITASNMSQAVQGVFSVSAQLASENIEQVEREAIAQIRQIQQESVTVSELERVKTQVANRFIFSNERPSDRANLYGYYHTQIGDLQPAFCYPQHIEALTLEDIQNACQEYLNLNAYGVVVVRPIQ, from the coding sequence ATGACGGCTATCCTAGGGAAACCTGCCACGCTCAACACTCCGATTCTGCACCGTCTTGCCAATGGTTTAACGATTATTGCCGAAAGTCAACCGGTAGAAGCGGTTAATCTCAATGTCTGGCTGCAGGTCGGCTCGGCCTTAGAATCGGATCAGATCAATGGAATGGCTCATTTTCTCGAACACATGGTTTTTAAGGGAACCCCTAACTTAGACAGTGGTGAATTTGAACGGGCGATCGAATCGAGGGGAGCGGTGACTAATGCCGCTACTAGCCAAGAATACACCCATTATTACATTACCACTGCCCCGCAGGACTTCGCCCATCTGGCCCCGCTCCAGCTAGAAGTGGTTTTAGAAGCTTTAATCCCCGATGAAGCTTTTGAGCGGGAAAGACAGGTTATTTTAGAAGAAATTCGTCGTTCTCAGGATAATCCCCGTCGTCGCACTTTTTATCGCACCATGGAGACCTGTTTTCAAGTTTTACCCTATCGTCGTCCGGTGTTGGGTCCGACGGCAGTGATTGAAAATCTTACTCCTCAACAAATGCGCGATTTTCATCGGACTTGGTATCGTCCCGAATGGATGACGGTGGCGGTGGTGGGTAATTTGCCTGTAGATGATTTAATGGCTATTGTGAGTGATTCTTTAGATAATTTAGGCAGTAAGGGCAATTCTGGGCTTATTTCCCATCCGATCGCCAATCTACAGCCCGAAGCTCCCTTTAACGAGATTATCCGTCAAGAATACGAGGATGAAAATTTGCAGCAGGCCCGCTTAATCCTATTTTGGAAAGTGCCGGGGTTAAGAGACTTAGAAAAAACCTATCCTCTCGATGTTTTAGCAGCTATTCTGGGTCAGGGCAAGGTATCGCGATTATTTCAATCTCTGCGCCAAGAAAAGGCCTTAGTTTCCCAAATCACTGCCAGTAATATGTCCCAAGCAGTGCAAGGAGTCTTTTCCGTGTCGGCCCAATTAGCCTCGGAAAATATCGAGCAAGTGGAGAGGGAGGCGATAGCACAGATTAGACAAATCCAACAGGAATCTGTGACAGTTTCTGAACTGGAACGAGTTAAAACCCAAGTGGCCAATCGGTTTATTTTTAGCAATGAAAGACCGAGCGATCGGGCTAACCTTTACGGTTATTATCATACTCAGATCGGTGATTTACAACCGGCTTTTTGTTATCCCCAACACATTGAAGCCCTCACTTTAGAGGATATTCAAAATGCCTGTCAAGAGTATTTAAATCTCAACGCTTACGGTGTGGTGGTGGTGAGACCAATTCAGTAA
- a CDS encoding NAD(P)/FAD-dependent oxidoreductase: MTEKQPRVVIIGGGFAGLYTAKALKNAPVHVTLIDKRNFHLFQPLLYQVATGALSPADISSPLRLILRGHENTDILLDHAIDIDPVKGEVILEDHPPIAYDQLVIATGVSHHYFGNDQWQPYAPGLKTIEDAVEMRRRIYLAFEKAEKEIDAEKRQALLTFVIVGGGPTGVELAGAIAEIAHGALRSDFHQINPTEAKILLLEGMERVLPPYSPDLSAKAAASLTKLGVTVQTNSIVTNIVEGCVSVRQGEKTTEIAAETILWAAGVKASRMGRILAERTGVNLDRVGRVIVEPDLSIAGYANIFVIGDLANFAHQGDKPLPGIAPVAMQEGEYLANLLISRLKGQSIKPFHYIDRGSLAVIGQNAAVVDLGFVKFSGFIAWLVWVWAHIYYLIEFDNKLVVMVQWGWNYFTRGRGARLITGEGQNLASGQLPQNHSQNNNLAVSNQTETLSARS; this comes from the coding sequence ATGACTGAAAAACAGCCAAGAGTTGTTATCATAGGCGGCGGATTTGCGGGTTTATACACGGCCAAAGCCCTAAAAAACGCCCCCGTTCATGTTACCCTCATCGATAAGCGAAATTTCCATCTTTTTCAGCCCCTCCTCTATCAAGTTGCTACTGGGGCGCTGTCTCCGGCCGATATCTCCTCACCTTTGCGCTTAATCCTACGGGGTCATGAGAATACAGATATTCTCCTCGATCATGCCATAGATATAGATCCGGTCAAGGGAGAAGTGATCTTGGAAGATCACCCACCGATCGCCTACGATCAGTTAGTTATTGCCACGGGAGTCAGTCATCACTATTTTGGCAATGATCAATGGCAGCCCTACGCTCCCGGGTTAAAAACCATTGAAGACGCAGTAGAAATGCGTCGTCGCATCTATCTCGCTTTCGAGAAGGCCGAGAAAGAAATCGATGCCGAAAAGCGGCAAGCTTTATTAACTTTTGTTATTGTCGGTGGCGGACCGACGGGGGTAGAATTAGCAGGAGCGATCGCTGAAATTGCCCACGGTGCGCTTAGGTCTGATTTTCACCAGATTAACCCCACAGAAGCGAAAATTTTGCTCTTAGAAGGGATGGAGCGGGTATTACCCCCATATTCACCCGATTTATCCGCTAAAGCTGCCGCTTCTCTCACAAAATTAGGGGTGACAGTGCAAACTAACAGCATCGTTACCAATATTGTTGAAGGTTGTGTCAGCGTCCGTCAGGGAGAAAAGACGACAGAAATCGCTGCCGAGACAATTTTATGGGCAGCGGGGGTAAAAGCATCGAGAATGGGGCGAATTTTGGCCGAAAGAACTGGGGTAAATCTCGATCGCGTCGGCCGGGTAATCGTCGAACCCGATTTAAGTATCGCCGGTTATGCCAATATTTTTGTGATCGGGGATCTGGCTAATTTTGCCCATCAGGGAGATAAACCTTTACCCGGAATTGCCCCCGTGGCCATGCAGGAGGGCGAATATCTGGCCAATTTATTAATTTCTCGCCTAAAAGGGCAAAGTATTAAACCTTTTCATTATATCGATCGAGGTAGTCTGGCAGTTATCGGCCAAAATGCGGCCGTGGTTGATTTGGGATTTGTCAAGTTTTCCGGGTTCATCGCTTGGTTAGTCTGGGTTTGGGCCCATATTTACTATCTGATCGAATTTGATAATAAATTAGTGGTGATGGTGCAATGGGGTTGGAATTATTTTACCCGCGGTCGTGGCGCTCGTTTGATTACGGGAGAGGGGCAGAATTTAGCCTCGGGACAATTGCCGCAAAATCACAGCCAAAATAATAATCTGGCCGTTTCTAACCAGACGGAAACTCTCTCTGCGCGATCATAA
- a CDS encoding glucokinase — translation MTILLGGDIGGTKTILRLVDCQNSPDSPQPLLTTLDQEIYPSKEYPDLVPIVQQFLARQTTIPPVTKACFGIAGPVVNNSSELTNLSWSLTGDRLSHELQIERVKLINDFAAIGYGVLGLAPEELHNLQSAPTVPDAPIAVIGAGTGLGEGFLIPVSKGKYRVFGSEGSHADFAPRSSLEYQLLNYLLELYNIERISVERVVSGPGITSIYRFLHDSNYSQSSPAMAEIYRTWLAEMGKTQKTVDLAAKIASFAQDNSDYLCYQTMKIFIEAYGAEAGNLALKLLPYGGLYIAGGIAAKNLPLMTEGSFMKAFRAKGRMRELLSNIPVHIVLNPQVGLMGAVYCASQL, via the coding sequence ATGACGATTCTTTTAGGGGGAGATATCGGGGGAACTAAAACAATCCTGCGTTTAGTGGATTGCCAAAACTCACCGGATAGTCCCCAACCCCTGCTAACTACTCTCGATCAAGAAATTTATCCCAGTAAAGAATACCCCGATCTGGTGCCGATCGTCCAGCAGTTTTTGGCCCGACAAACTACTATTCCCCCAGTGACAAAAGCTTGTTTCGGTATTGCCGGTCCAGTGGTTAACAATAGTTCCGAATTGACTAATTTAAGTTGGTCTCTAACTGGCGATCGCCTAAGCCACGAGCTGCAGATTGAGCGAGTAAAATTGATTAATGATTTTGCGGCGATCGGTTATGGGGTGTTAGGATTAGCCCCAGAGGAGCTGCACAATCTACAGTCGGCCCCGACAGTACCAGATGCCCCGATTGCGGTTATCGGTGCGGGAACGGGGTTAGGAGAGGGTTTTTTGATTCCTGTCTCGAAGGGTAAATATCGGGTGTTTGGTAGTGAGGGTTCCCACGCTGATTTTGCCCCTCGATCGAGTTTAGAATATCAACTATTAAATTATCTCTTGGAACTCTATAATATCGAGCGAATTTCGGTGGAGCGAGTGGTTTCTGGTCCTGGAATCACTTCTATCTATCGATTTCTCCACGATAGTAACTATAGTCAGTCATCACCGGCCATGGCGGAAATTTACCGCACTTGGTTAGCAGAAATGGGTAAAACGCAAAAAACCGTCGATTTAGCGGCTAAAATTGCCAGTTTTGCCCAAGATAACTCGGATTATCTCTGTTATCAAACCATGAAAATTTTTATCGAGGCCTACGGTGCGGAAGCGGGCAATTTAGCCCTCAAGTTGCTTCCCTACGGAGGATTATACATCGCGGGGGGGATTGCGGCCAAAAATCTTCCCCTAATGACCGAGGGTAGCTTTATGAAGGCTTTTCGGGCTAAAGGTCGGATGAGGGAGCTATTAAGCAATATTCCCGTTCATATCGTCCTTAATCCCCAAGTGGGACTGATGGGGGCGGTTTACTGTGCTAGTCAGCTATGA
- a CDS encoding lysozyme inhibitor LprI family protein, producing MGKFLLTILSIASLFAVGMATRGIASPTSAATNLQLAQRPNCNNPQTQSEMNICASIAYQNADRKLNQVYRQLLPKLSASRQQKLISAQQAWIKFRDSSCEFERSAFEGGSIAPMIYSNCLAAVTEQRTKDLQRYLEDSDR from the coding sequence ATGGGTAAGTTTTTACTAACCATATTAAGCATAGCAAGTTTGTTTGCTGTCGGGATGGCTACCCGTGGCATTGCAAGTCCCACATCTGCAGCGACGAACTTGCAACTAGCTCAACGCCCTAACTGTAACAATCCTCAGACTCAAAGCGAAATGAACATTTGTGCCAGCATAGCTTATCAAAACGCTGATCGCAAGTTAAATCAAGTTTATCGACAACTACTGCCAAAACTGTCAGCTTCTCGCCAACAAAAATTAATTAGCGCCCAACAAGCTTGGATTAAGTTTAGAGACAGCAGTTGCGAATTTGAAAGAAGTGCGTTTGAGGGAGGCTCTATAGCTCCCATGATTTACAGTAATTGTTTGGCAGCTGTCACCGAGCAGCGTACCAAAGATTTGCAGAGATATTTAGAAGATAGCGATCGCTAA
- a CDS encoding IS630 transposase-related protein produces MAAPYSDDLRQKAVSAVERGEKKSHVCRTLNISRNTLDLWLKRKKQTGTVAAKTNYRRGPKPKIDDLEAFQKLAEQYGHLTQEKMAQKWANPVSRMRIGQALKRIGFTRKKGSSLLFMLNQQTRCQDNILLTQKFRKFLKP; encoded by the coding sequence ATGGCAGCACCCTATAGTGATGATTTAAGACAGAAAGCAGTGAGTGCCGTAGAGCGAGGGGAGAAAAAAAGCCATGTCTGTCGCACCCTCAATATTAGTCGTAATACATTAGACCTATGGCTGAAACGGAAGAAACAAACTGGGACGGTGGCCGCTAAAACTAACTATCGTCGAGGGCCGAAGCCCAAAATTGACGATTTAGAAGCCTTTCAAAAGTTGGCCGAACAATATGGGCATTTGACCCAAGAAAAAATGGCGCAAAAATGGGCTAACCCAGTCAGTAGGATGAGAATTGGTCAAGCGCTCAAAAGAATTGGATTTACTAGAAAAAAAGGCTCTTCGTTACTCTTTATGCTAAATCAACAGACAAGATGCCAAGACAACATACTTCTAACCCAAAAATTCCGAAAGTTTCTAAAGCCATAG
- a CDS encoding IS630 family transposase — protein sequence MRGYAPERFVYIDEAGIDNTIDYPYGYCHKSERFEALKLGHCSERVSVISGWWRGSTIAPMVFEGYCNTELVCEWIEQLLLPELLPGQIIIIDNASFHPKERIKKLLAKAGCEVLFLPAYSPDLNKIEKFWARLKNYVSQIINDSENLVDAVSKAFRHLS from the coding sequence ATCAGAGGTTATGCCCCGGAAAGATTTGTCTATATTGATGAAGCTGGAATAGATAACACCATCGATTATCCTTATGGATATTGTCACAAATCAGAAAGATTTGAGGCTTTAAAGTTAGGTCACTGTAGCGAACGAGTTAGTGTGATCAGCGGTTGGTGGCGTGGTTCCACGATCGCGCCAATGGTGTTTGAGGGGTACTGTAATACAGAGTTGGTGTGTGAGTGGATAGAACAATTGCTATTACCCGAACTACTACCCGGTCAAATTATCATCATTGATAACGCCAGTTTTCATCCCAAAGAGAGAATCAAAAAATTGTTAGCTAAAGCGGGATGTGAAGTGCTATTTTTACCCGCCTATTCTCCAGACCTCAACAAAATTGAAAAGTTCTGGGCTAGATTGAAAAACTATGTTAGTCAGATTATCAATGATAGTGAAAACCTTGTGGATGCTGTGAGTAAAGCCTTCAGGCATCTGTCCTAA
- a CDS encoding transposase: protein MIIINNASFHPKERIKKLLAKAGCEVLFLPAYSPDLNKIEKFWARLKNYVSQIINDSENLVDAVSKAFRYLS, encoded by the coding sequence ATTATCATCATTAATAACGCCAGTTTTCATCCCAAAGAGAGAATCAAAAAATTGTTAGCTAAAGCGGGATGTGAAGTGCTATTTTTACCCGCCTATTCTCCAGACCTCAACAAAATTGAAAAGTTCTGGGCTAGATTGAAAAACTATGTTAGTCAGATTATCAATGATAGTGAAAACCTTGTGGATGCTGTGAGTAAAGCCTTCAGGTATCTGTCCTAA
- a CDS encoding transposase → MIIDNASFHPKERIKKLLAKAGCEVLFLPAYSPDLNKIEKFWARLKNYVSQIINDSENLVDAVSKAFRHLS, encoded by the coding sequence ATCATCATTGATAACGCCAGTTTTCATCCCAAAGAGAGAATCAAAAAATTGTTAGCTAAAGCGGGATGTGAAGTGCTATTTTTACCCGCCTATTCTCCAGACCTCAACAAAATTGAAAAGTTCTGGGCTAGATTGAAAAACTATGTTAGTCAGATTATCAATGATAGTGAAAACCTTGTGGATGCTGTGAGTAAAGCCTTCAGGCATCTGTCCTAA
- a CDS encoding helix-turn-helix domain-containing protein translates to MAAPYSDDLRQKAVSAVERGEKKSHVCRTLNISRNTLDIWLKRKKQTGTVAAKTNYRRGPKPQIDDLEAFQKLAEQYGHLTQEKMAQKWANPVSRMRIGQALKRIGFTRKKKLMATEKEMKKPEKSFSKKSEVMPRKDLSILMKLE, encoded by the coding sequence ATGGCAGCACCCTATAGTGATGATTTAAGACAGAAAGCAGTGAGTGCCGTAGAGCGAGGGGAGAAAAAAAGCCATGTCTGTCGCACCCTCAATATTAGTCGTAATACATTAGACATCTGGCTGAAACGGAAGAAACAAACTGGGACGGTGGCCGCTAAAACTAACTATCGTCGAGGGCCGAAGCCCCAAATTGACGATTTAGAAGCCTTTCAAAAGTTGGCCGAACAATATGGGCATTTGACCCAAGAAAAAATGGCGCAAAAATGGGCTAACCCAGTCAGTAGGATGAGAATTGGTCAAGCGCTCAAAAGAATTGGATTTACTAGAAAAAAAAAACTTATGGCTACAGAGAAAGAGATGAAGAAGCCCGAAAAGAGTTTCTCCAAAAAATCAGAGGTTATGCCCCGGAAAGATTTGTCTATATTGATGAAGCTGGAATAG